The following proteins are co-located in the Silene latifolia isolate original U9 population chromosome 1, ASM4854445v1, whole genome shotgun sequence genome:
- the LOC141641575 gene encoding uncharacterized protein LOC141641575, whose amino-acid sequence MYYNALRMRHDTVTWAPLVHGKGCHPKHSFTGVLLMHNTLPTIDKLVSRGIVMVNRCALCQCQAEDLHHIFFSCGYSTEVLSDIANWLSISVGSSELQEVIQTFISLGLSKKQRAGFMAMVYYIWKERNDRIFKGTCSTPEMLCFKIRSHVNLRLFGSL is encoded by the coding sequence ATGTACTATAATGCTTTGAGAATGAGACATGACACTGTCACCTGGGCTCCTCTTGTTCATGGTAAAGGATGTCACCCTAAACATTCATTTACAGGGGTTTTGCTGATGCATAATACTTTGCCCACGATTGATAAGCTTGTATCTAGGGGGATTGTGATGGTTAACAGGTGTGCTTTGTGTCAATGCCAGGCTGAAGATCTTCACCATATTTTCTTCTCTTGTGGATATTCTACTGAGGTTCTCTCTGATATTGCTAACTGGTTGTCAATTAGTGTTGGTTCTTCTGAGTTGCAGGAGGTCATCCAGACCTTTATCTCCCTGGGTTTATCCAAGAAGCAAAGGGCAGGGTTTATGGCTATGGTTTACTACATTTGGAAGGAAAGAAATGATCGCATTTTTAAGGGGACTTGCTCTACTCCAGAGATGCTTTGTTTTAAGATTAGATCTCATGTAAACTTGCGTCTTTTTGGCTCTTTGTAA